The genomic DNA CCAAGTCTCAGTATCCCATTTTACTGCAAGGATCAGCCGAGTTCGGCGTCGCGACTCAATTGACACAAATGCTGATGGAAATCAACAAAACCGCACGATTACATCGGATCGTTGCAGGCAGTGGAATTCATCATGGCAGCCCACAGGAAACTATTCTGGCAATGACAGGATTCCCGGATCATATTTCATTCCGGCAAGATGGCAGCGAATATGACCCACAACGTTATCACGCAAAACGCCTGATCGCCCACAATGAGGTCGATTGTGTCGTTGTAGTTGGTGAAACGGATTTGGAGGATCTGTTACAGACTTCGACTGCTCGAATCATTCGAATGACTAATAGCCAGACAATATCTTCATGGACATCCGACAGAATGATTGAACTTCGCTGGAATCAATTCTCAGGTACTCAGCTTCGCTGCGATGGAGTGCCTGTTCCTGTGAAAGAATTTGCAGAAGAAGCGGCGTCAATTCCACTGAGGTCATTATTTCAATTGCTGATGAGTTGAGCCAGAGTCGTATCTGAAGGAATGTTAAAGACTTCAGAAGTTTCTTCTTCAGAATTCCATTCCTTGGTTTGAGGAGATATCGAGCCAGGGCTTTCAATTTTGCCTTGCCAGTCGCGATAGGCCGTTTTGACTTTCTCTGAAAAGTGGATGGAATTCACAAAGTAGTCTCGGTCACTATCCTTAGGGCTGTTGGCTTTTTCAATAAATTCGAATCCGTATAACGTATCTCCTGCCAGAAAAAAGTAGCAGAACAACCGCATTTTATTATTCTTGATTGTCGAATTCGTCACAAGAAGTAGCACAGGTATGCCATCAATCATGACCGTTTCTTCGCGTTCCATCGTTGTTCCGGGATGTTCAGCTTTCAATTCTCTGGCAAGATCAGACTTCATCATTCCGATTGTGAACAACGACTTTCCGTTGTCAGGGATTTCAGATGTATTAAATTGGGCATAGGCAACGGAAGTTGCAAACATGCGTGCCTCTGAAACAAAGGTTCCATAAGCAATTGCATTAGGAACAGGTGTCTGTTTCAATTTTGGAGTGGAAGGCACTTCCAGAGTGATGTTTCCCTTATGTATCTGAAAATGACTCCATTCAACTCCTGCGGGAATCAGTCGATCCAGAATATCAGTCTTGTTGGCGAGCTTTAAGCCGACCGCCAGCAGTAGAAGCAGAACAGTTCCGACTCCCCCCATAATGGCTTTCACATTCCCATCATTCATCCCCGAAGAAGCCGTCTGTTTTGATTTTTGTGAAGAAGATGCCTTAGAAGATTTCTTCGGCTTCCGACTGGCGACTTTTGGGGGCAACGATTTGCCTCGATCGCCTGCGGCTTTGTCGAGAGCACCAAGAAAATCATCGTTCTCGACGGGAGCAGTTGGCTTGGGGCGACGTTTCGGCCTGGGAGCTGTCAGGGGTTCTCCGCAACCTTTGCACTTAAATGTCTTCCCGGCGTATTCGGACTTAACCTTATGGTCCCGAAAGCAAAGATCACACGTCACTTCAATTGGCATAATCATCCACCACAATTTGGGAAAATGAAGGATCCCGATTGCTCAGAAAAGAGCCTGATCAGAAAGAGCTAAGCCTACCTTGAAATGAAATGGGAGACAATCGTAATGATCAAAAGTGGACTGGATATTTATTCTACCGGTTCAAAGTGCCAAGTCTGCTCGGGATTACACGATTCTCTGTTTCAGACAAACTTCAAGCCTGTCTAACTTGATCAGATCAGTGCAATCGATAACGGTGGATGGCCTCCGCAACAGCCAAAGGTAAATCGGAAGCGATCAGGCCGTCTTCTCCAATTTTTTCCGCAATGATTTCCGCAGCCGATCCATGCAAATAAACCCCCACGCGAGTGGCATCGAAGGGTGACAGGCCTTGAGCAATCAACGAAGTGATGACACCCGTTAAGACATCGCCCGTTCCACCAGTTGCCAGTCCACTGTTGCCGGTCATGTTGACGAAGACCGTTTGCCCATCGGTGACTACGGTTTGATGGCCTTTCAGGACCACTATACACTGCTGCTTCTCGGCAAATTCTGCTGCGATCTCTTCCCGATTCTGCTGAACCGTTTTGGCATCCGTCTTTGTGAGCCGTCCCATCTCACCGGGATGCGGCGTGAGAATTCTCGGTCCATTGGGTTTGGGAAGTCCATCCGGCAAACGGGAGAGCGCATTCAAGCCGTCCGCATCAATCACAAGAGGCTGCTCGGTTGTCGCGTACAGATCGAGGAGCAGTAATTCAGTGTCGCGAGAAGAACCTAAACCGGGGCCAATTGCGATGGCATGAGCAGAATTCATTTGCTCGCGGATTCGAGAATTCGCCTCGTAAGAAATTCGGCCGTCCTCATCTTCGGGTAAACCGATTGTGAGATAAGAGGGTTCAAAACTGGCGATAATTCCCTGACTCGATTCCGGGCACGCCAGAAAAGCCAGTCCGCATCCTGTTCGTAGAGCAGCGATGCCGGATAGGGCAATCGATCCCGCCATGCCACGGGAACCACCAATCAACAGGACGGTCCCATACGATCCCTTGTGCGAATCCTGATCTCGCGTGGGTAAGGCTGGCAACGATTCTAAATGACTTCTCATTGAAAAGTTCCTTGTAAATTTAATTTGAGGAATCAGATTGCGAGGCGATCAAACCGGCCAGATATCCTCCTTTGAATCCACCATCGATATTCACCGTGCAAACATTAGCGGCACAACTGTTTAACATACCAAGCAGGGCAGAGAGTCCACCAAAATTGGCTCCATAGCCGACGCTCGTTGGCACGGCGATTACCGGACAGGCGACCCAGCCTCCAACCACAGAAGGGAGCGCCCCTTCCATGCCAGCCACCACCACAATTGCTTTGGCAGACTCCAATTTCGGTAATGACTTTAATAACCGATGCGGACCAGCAACACCAGCATCGTAAATGACGCCTGGCTCGAAGTTCATCCAACGCAACGTCTCAGCGGCTTCTTCGGCAACGGGGCGATCTGTTGTGCCAGCGGTAACAACACATGTGCCAGACTTCGACATTTCTGCTGCATTCTCGGAGACCATCAACCGAAGCGTTCGAGCGATCGGATTCCAGTTCACATCTGGTAGTTTTGTCAGAACGACTTCAGCCTGAGCCTCTTCGACGCGTGTCGCCAGGCAATTTTGCCCAACGGAGATTAATTTTCTGAAGGCTTCCACAATCACTTCTGCTGGTTTACCAGCCCCGTAGATGGCTTCTGGAAATCCACAGCGTTTCTGACGATCGATATCCAGGTCCAGATCGATTGTTTCAGATTTCGTGCTTTGATCAGCAACTTCAATCTGCTGCATGGCAGAGGCAACATCGAGAGACCCACTGGCAACAGCTTCGAGCAACGTGGACAGGTTCAGGGAATCGGAATTACTCATGAGTTCTTGATTCAATCAACAAGGACATCTGTTTTCAGGGGGGCTTCGCTGCGTTTCGACCCCAGCCACCCACTTGCGTTGGTTATGCCATAATTGGTTCGACACGGATGTCGATCCACGTATGATGTTCGGCTCCTGGGGCGAGTGTTTCCCAGCCACATTCGATGCCTTTGGCGGTTAAATTAATCGCATCCGTCGGACAGGTATAGGGTTCGAGGCAAACCGCATTCCGTCCCGGCGGCGTGAAGACGACGAGTTCCCGAAACCGCCCATCACATTCCTGAACTGTTTGCAGCCCTGCACCTTCATCGACTACAGCGCACTTGAGTGTTTTTCCATCGGGCTTGAGATCGGTCAGAACGTCATCGAGCTTTAAGGCAGAATAATATGCTCCATCTGTCAAATCGTTCGCTTCGGTGACGGGGACTCTTTCTCCTGTCGGAATATAATTCTCCAGTTTCCATTGCTGGTGAGCGGGGGCTTCAAGGAGACAATGCTCAACCGAACTGCCATCCGAAAGTGGGATTTTGAAATAGGCATGCGTTCCGAAACCCCAAGGCAGCGGTTTGCTATCGGGATTTTTAAAGGTGAACTGGGATTTGAGAGCATTGCCACGCAGTAAATACGTGCATTGAATGATGAAATCGGCGGGCCAGAATTCGAGTCGATCCGGTGCGTCTTTGCTCAGTTGGAATTCTGCAGTGACCGAACTTTCGGTCTGCTCAGTGACTCTCCACGGGCGATCCAGACAAAAACCATGAATGAAATGGGCACCGGGATTCGGGGTCGGCAGTTGATACGTTTTTCCATCCCAGGAAAACTTGCCGGCATCAATTCGATTCGGAAACGGGAACAGAATTGGAATTCCACAACGGCTCGGTTTGACATTCCCTTCAGCAAAGTTTTCGTCCGCATCGAGCACTTCAATCGTTTGCCCTTGAACCGTGACGGAAAACTGAAACAGATTGAATCCCAACTCCGGCAGTACTTGAGCCTGACTTCCTGAAGTGGTATCGCTAATCGTAATAGCTGGCATCGGCTGACTTTCCCTGAGAAATAGAATGCAAGAATTATACGGGTAAGTGATTGCCTCGA from Rubinisphaera italica includes the following:
- a CDS encoding NAD(P)H-hydrate dehydratase → MRSHLESLPALPTRDQDSHKGSYGTVLLIGGSRGMAGSIALSGIAALRTGCGLAFLACPESSQGIIASFEPSYLTIGLPEDEDGRISYEANSRIREQMNSAHAIAIGPGLGSSRDTELLLLDLYATTEQPLVIDADGLNALSRLPDGLPKPNGPRILTPHPGEMGRLTKTDAKTVQQNREEIAAEFAEKQQCIVVLKGHQTVVTDGQTVFVNMTGNSGLATGGTGDVLTGVITSLIAQGLSPFDATRVGVYLHGSAAEIIAEKIGEDGLIASDLPLAVAEAIHRYRLH
- the larB gene encoding nickel pincer cofactor biosynthesis protein LarB, with translation MSNSDSLNLSTLLEAVASGSLDVASAMQQIEVADQSTKSETIDLDLDIDRQKRCGFPEAIYGAGKPAEVIVEAFRKLISVGQNCLATRVEEAQAEVVLTKLPDVNWNPIARTLRLMVSENAAEMSKSGTCVVTAGTTDRPVAEEAAETLRWMNFEPGVIYDAGVAGPHRLLKSLPKLESAKAIVVVAGMEGALPSVVGGWVACPVIAVPTSVGYGANFGGLSALLGMLNSCAANVCTVNIDGGFKGGYLAGLIASQSDSSN
- a CDS encoding aldose 1-epimerase gives rise to the protein MPAITISDTTSGSQAQVLPELGFNLFQFSVTVQGQTIEVLDADENFAEGNVKPSRCGIPILFPFPNRIDAGKFSWDGKTYQLPTPNPGAHFIHGFCLDRPWRVTEQTESSVTAEFQLSKDAPDRLEFWPADFIIQCTYLLRGNALKSQFTFKNPDSKPLPWGFGTHAYFKIPLSDGSSVEHCLLEAPAHQQWKLENYIPTGERVPVTEANDLTDGAYYSALKLDDVLTDLKPDGKTLKCAVVDEGAGLQTVQECDGRFRELVVFTPPGRNAVCLEPYTCPTDAINLTAKGIECGWETLAPGAEHHTWIDIRVEPIMA